From Amphiprion ocellaris isolate individual 3 ecotype Okinawa chromosome 10, ASM2253959v1, whole genome shotgun sequence, one genomic window encodes:
- the LOC111568625 gene encoding aquaporin FA-CHIP-like codes for MREFKSKDFWRAVLAELVGMTLFIFLSISTAIGNTNNANPDQEVKVSLAFGLAIATLAQSLGHISGAHLNPAVTLGMLASCQISVFKAVMYIVAQMLGSALASGIVYGARPHTTDALGLNALNGVTPSQGVGIELLATFQLVLCVIAVTDKRRRDVTGSAPLAIGLSVCLGHLAAISYTGCGINPARSFGPALILNNFTNHWVYWVGPMCGGVAAALMYDFLLSPKFDDFPERMKVLVSGPVGDYDVNGGNDATTVEMTSK; via the exons ATGAGAGAGTTCAAGAGCAAGGATTTCTGGAGGGCCGTTCTGGCCGAACTGGTTGGCATGACCCTGTTCATTTTTCTCAGCATCTCCACAGCCATTGGGAACACAAACAACGCCAACCCAGACCAGGAGGTGAAGGTGTCGCTGGCCTTCGGACTGGCCATCGCCACACTGGCCCAGAGTTTAGGCCACATCAGTGGAGCCCACCTGAATCCTGCAGTCACCCTCGGGATGCTCGCCAGCTGTCAGATCAGTGTGTTCAAGGCAGTCATGTACATTGTGGCCCAGATGCTGGGTTCAGCCCTGGCCAGCGGCATTGTGTATGGAGCGCGTCCACATACTACCGATGCACTGGGGCTCAACGCt CTCAACGGTGTCACTCCCAGCCAAGGCGTGGGCATAGAGCTGCTGGCAACCTTCCAGCTGGTGCTGTGTGTCATTGCAGTCACTGATAAAAGGAGGCGTGATGTCACCGGCTCTGCACCGTTGGCTATTGGCCTCTCAGTCTGCTTGGGACACTTGGCAGCT ATCAGCTACACGGGCTGCGGCATCAATCCTGCTCGCTCCTTTGGTCCTGCTTTGATCCTGAACAATTTTACAAACCACTGG GTGTACTGGGTGGGTCCCATGTGTGGTGGCGTAGCAGCGGCTCTCATGTACGACTTCCTGCTCTCCCCCAAATTTGACGACTTCCCCGAGCGTATGAAGGTCCTGGTCAGCGGCCCAGTGGGCGACTACGATGTTAACGGAGGCAACGATGCTACGACTGTGGAGATGACGTCCAAGTAG